A single region of the Neisseria zoodegmatis genome encodes:
- the trxA gene encoding thioredoxin TrxA, with protein sequence MSSNLIVHATDATFEQDVLKSDVPVLLDFWAPWCGPCKMIAPILDEVATEFEGRLKVVKVNIDENEQTPSQFGVRGIPTLMVFKDGQNVATKVGALAKGQLVAFVNASI encoded by the coding sequence ATGAGCAGCAACTTAATCGTACACGCTACCGATGCTACTTTCGAGCAAGACGTTTTGAAATCAGACGTACCCGTATTATTGGACTTTTGGGCTCCGTGGTGCGGCCCTTGTAAAATGATCGCCCCGATTTTGGACGAAGTGGCCACCGAATTTGAAGGCCGTCTGAAAGTGGTTAAAGTAAACATCGACGAAAACGAGCAAACCCCGAGCCAATTCGGTGTGCGCGGTATTCCTACGTTGATGGTGTTCAAAGACGGTCAAAACGTTGCCACTAAAGTGGGCGCATTGGCCAAAGGTCAGTTGGTTGCGTTTGTAAACGCTTCAATCTAA
- a CDS encoding phage holin family protein — MNIKRNFNHFQILLNQGVDLLLLRLRMLHLDLSDQAGCVMRIFAVIVLIGALFALSIVSLLLGLNHVLSDEAKIWVFFGISGVCLLSIVIMAAWAVSSWKHKNSQIAATLRDMQEDIAYLSGAVKQTAHTAGEKDANTI, encoded by the coding sequence ATGAATATAAAAAGAAATTTCAACCATTTCCAAATATTATTGAACCAAGGCGTTGATTTGCTGCTGCTGCGTTTGCGTATGCTGCATTTGGATTTGAGCGATCAAGCCGGTTGTGTGATGAGAATTTTTGCCGTTATCGTGCTGATTGGTGCTTTGTTTGCCTTAAGCATCGTCAGCTTGCTGCTGGGCCTGAACCATGTGTTGAGCGATGAAGCGAAGATTTGGGTGTTTTTCGGTATTTCCGGCGTGTGCCTGTTGAGCATAGTTATCATGGCGGCGTGGGCGGTATCGTCTTGGAAGCACAAAAACTCACAGATAGCCGCCACCTTGCGCGACATGCAGGAAGACATCGCTTATTTGAGCGGCGCCGTAAAACAAACCGCACACACAGCAGGAGAAAAAGATGCCAACACGATCTGA
- the trpC gene encoding indole-3-glycerol phosphate synthase TrpC: MSDILNKILATKAEEVAAAKAAVPFELIREQAAAAAPARGFADAIHAKHQAGLPAVIAEVKKASPSKGLIRADFNPVEIAQAYERAGAACLSVLTDEQYFQGSPEYLKQVKAAVSLPVLRKDFIIDDYQIYQARAWGADAVLLIAAALEAEELAKFERSAHSLGMSVLLELHDPSELEKCRNLTTPLWGVNNRNLRTFEVSLQQTLNLLPALSGKTVVTESGIRNKEDVDFMQSHGVRTFLIGETFMRADDIEAAVKALF; the protein is encoded by the coding sequence ATGTCCGACATTTTGAATAAAATTTTGGCTACGAAAGCCGAAGAAGTTGCCGCCGCCAAAGCCGCCGTGCCGTTTGAGCTGATTCGAGAACAGGCCGCCGCCGCTGCACCTGCGCGGGGTTTTGCCGACGCGATTCACGCCAAACACCAAGCAGGGCTGCCGGCGGTGATTGCCGAAGTGAAAAAAGCCAGCCCTTCCAAAGGCTTGATTCGTGCCGACTTTAATCCGGTGGAAATCGCGCAAGCTTACGAACGTGCCGGCGCGGCGTGTTTGTCGGTATTGACCGACGAGCAGTATTTTCAAGGTTCGCCCGAATATCTCAAGCAAGTTAAGGCCGCAGTATCGCTGCCCGTGCTGCGTAAAGATTTTATTATTGACGACTATCAAATTTATCAAGCCCGCGCTTGGGGTGCGGATGCGGTGTTGCTGATTGCCGCCGCTTTGGAGGCAGAAGAATTGGCGAAGTTCGAGCGCTCCGCCCATTCGCTCGGGATGTCGGTATTGCTGGAGCTGCACGATCCGTCCGAGTTGGAAAAATGCCGCAATCTCACCACGCCGCTGTGGGGTGTCAACAACCGCAACTTACGCACGTTTGAGGTTTCTTTGCAGCAAACATTGAATCTGCTGCCCGCCTTAAGCGGAAAAACCGTGGTAACCGAGAGCGGCATCCGCAACAAAGAAGACGTCGATTTTATGCAAAGCCACGGCGTGCGTACCTTTTTGATCGGCGAAACGTTTATGCGTGCCGATGATATTGAGGCTGCGGTTAAGGCGCTGTTTTAA
- a CDS encoding thermonuclease family protein translates to MKTPQAALFALCLVFAGNSYADDLFSWLQSHRNPTAKAEKSRPKVQAGQHYSGQVTAVSDGDTLRLTDSHGHKHKIRLAYIDAPELQQAHGHAARKALEAAVLGQTVEVRVFDTDRYHREVAQVWSNQHDINLLQILHGHAWHYVSIAKRKQNKTDYAAYAYAEAYARNGKLGLWQNRSAQAPWAFRQAQREQQNGFSWW, encoded by the coding sequence ATGAAAACACCTCAAGCCGCACTCTTTGCACTATGCCTTGTTTTCGCCGGTAATAGCTACGCCGACGACTTGTTTTCATGGCTTCAATCCCATCGCAATCCCACCGCTAAAGCCGAAAAAAGCCGGCCTAAAGTGCAGGCCGGCCAACACTATTCTGGGCAAGTAACAGCGGTTTCAGACGGCGACACGCTGCGGCTCACCGACTCACACGGGCACAAACACAAAATCCGCCTAGCCTATATCGACGCCCCTGAATTGCAGCAAGCACACGGCCATGCCGCCCGCAAAGCACTGGAGGCCGCCGTTTTGGGGCAAACGGTCGAAGTGCGCGTTTTCGATACCGACCGCTATCATCGCGAAGTTGCGCAAGTCTGGTCGAATCAACACGATATCAACCTCCTGCAAATCCTCCACGGCCACGCATGGCATTATGTGTCGATTGCCAAACGTAAGCAAAACAAAACCGATTATGCCGCCTATGCCTACGCCGAAGCCTACGCCCGCAACGGCAAGCTGGGTTTGTGGCAAAACCGCTCAGCCCAAGCGCCGTGGGCATTCCGTCAAGCACAACGCGAACAGCAAAACGGCTTTTCTTGGTGGTAA
- a CDS encoding ABC transporter ATP-binding protein — MNILEIQNLNASFPGKQVLHDINLNVKQGRKLAIVGESGSGKTVLAQGMMQLNPAVSFAGSLKFNGENLLDKPPRELQKWRGREIGMVFQEPMTALNPVMRVGKQIAEVLTLHLGLPPKQAWARAVELLAETGIRNPEEKVSAFPFQLSGGQRQRAMIAMAVAAEPKLLIADEPTTALDVAVQTQILDLLSRLQAGHNMTLVYISHDLNLVRRFADDIAVMRHGRIVEQGDAAQVFARPQHEYTKMLLNAGAVRQVQPVAEGAETVLEAERISVAVSEQAGWFKKRRKTLLEPVSFDLKAGETLGIIGESGSGKTTLAKAVMRLMESEGRLKINGQAWQPLLRKEVQMVFQDPFGAFNPRMNVFEIVSEALRVHEPKMSRETMRSRVVEVLQQVGLPEDILDRYPHAFSGGQRQRLAIARAIIVHPKVLVLDEPTSALDVQWQQQILALLADLQSKHGLSLIIISHDLAVIRALSHRVMVLKDGKVVEQGELEAVFAKPDADYTQKLLAHGSP; from the coding sequence ATGAACATTCTCGAAATCCAAAACCTAAACGCCTCTTTCCCCGGCAAACAGGTGCTGCACGACATCAATCTCAACGTCAAACAAGGCCGAAAGCTGGCGATTGTGGGCGAGAGCGGCAGTGGTAAAACCGTATTGGCGCAAGGCATGATGCAGTTGAATCCGGCGGTGTCGTTTGCAGGCAGTCTGAAATTCAACGGCGAAAACCTGCTCGATAAACCGCCGCGTGAATTGCAAAAATGGCGCGGCAGGGAAATCGGCATGGTGTTTCAAGAACCGATGACGGCGTTGAACCCTGTGATGCGCGTGGGCAAACAGATTGCCGAAGTCTTGACGCTGCATCTGGGCCTGCCGCCCAAGCAGGCATGGGCGCGGGCGGTGGAATTGCTGGCGGAAACGGGTATTCGGAATCCCGAAGAGAAAGTGTCTGCCTTTCCGTTTCAGCTTTCGGGCGGTCAGCGGCAACGGGCGATGATTGCGATGGCTGTGGCGGCGGAACCTAAATTGCTGATCGCCGACGAGCCGACTACCGCGTTGGATGTGGCCGTGCAGACGCAGATTCTCGATTTGCTTTCGCGCTTGCAGGCCGGCCACAACATGACTTTGGTGTATATCAGCCACGATTTGAACTTGGTGCGCCGTTTCGCCGACGATATCGCCGTGATGCGGCACGGGCGGATTGTCGAACAGGGTGATGCGGCGCAGGTGTTTGCCCGTCCGCAGCACGAATACACCAAAATGCTGCTGAACGCCGGAGCAGTACGACAGGTGCAGCCTGTGGCCGAAGGTGCCGAAACCGTGCTCGAGGCGGAACGTATCAGCGTGGCCGTGAGCGAGCAGGCGGGTTGGTTTAAAAAACGGCGCAAAACGCTGCTCGAACCGGTGTCGTTCGATTTGAAAGCGGGCGAAACGTTGGGCATTATCGGCGAAAGCGGCAGCGGCAAAACCACGCTGGCCAAAGCGGTGATGCGTTTGATGGAATCGGAAGGCCGTCTGAAAATCAACGGGCAGGCTTGGCAGCCGTTGCTGCGTAAAGAAGTGCAGATGGTGTTTCAAGACCCGTTCGGCGCGTTCAACCCGCGTATGAATGTGTTTGAGATCGTTTCCGAAGCCCTGCGCGTGCACGAGCCGAAAATGAGCCGCGAAACCATGCGCTCCCGTGTGGTGGAAGTGCTGCAACAAGTCGGCCTGCCCGAAGATATTCTCGACCGCTATCCGCATGCTTTTTCAGGCGGCCAAAGGCAGCGGCTGGCGATTGCCCGTGCCATTATCGTGCACCCGAAGGTGCTGGTGCTCGACGAACCCACCAGCGCGCTCGATGTGCAGTGGCAGCAGCAGATTTTGGCATTACTGGCTGATTTGCAAAGCAAACACGGTTTGAGCTTAATCATCATCAGCCACGATTTGGCCGTGATCCGCGCCTTGTCACACCGCGTGATGGTGCTGAAAGACGGCAAAGTGGTCGAGCAGGGCGAGTTGGAAGCGGTGTTTGCCAAACCTGATGCCGACTATACTCAAAAACTATTGGCACACGGCAGCCCTTGA
- a CDS encoding monooxygenase has product MKKLLQMHFSFHGPFGSEMADQLRELAESINQEPGFIWKVWTESEKNQEAGGIYLFENEETALAYVEKHSARLKTFGINEIIYKIFDINEPLTLINRGKVD; this is encoded by the coding sequence ATGAAAAAATTACTGCAAATGCATTTTAGCTTCCACGGGCCGTTCGGTTCGGAAATGGCCGACCAACTGCGCGAACTTGCGGAATCGATTAATCAGGAGCCGGGCTTTATTTGGAAAGTATGGACGGAAAGCGAGAAAAACCAAGAGGCCGGCGGAATTTATCTTTTTGAAAACGAAGAAACCGCTCTGGCTTATGTGGAAAAGCATTCAGCCCGCCTAAAAACATTCGGCATCAACGAAATAATCTATAAAATCTTTGATATTAACGAACCGCTCACGCTGATTAACCGTGGCAAAGTGGATTAA
- a CDS encoding amino acid aminotransferase has translation MFQHVAFYPGDPILSLVETFNNDPRAHKVNLSIGIYFDENGKLPVLDSVRQAEVKRAATALPRPYLPMEGLDTFRRGVQNLLFGATNPALQENRIATIQTLGGSGALKVGADFLHRWFPNAKVYVSNPTWDNHKSIFEGAGFEVGTYPYYDPATGGVQFEEMLAFLLHLPEHSILILHPCCHNPTGVDLTAAQWDAVLEIVQTRKLIPFMDIAYQGFGDDLDSDAYAIRKAVQMGLPLFVSNSFSKNMSLYGERVGGLSVVCPNEEEAALVFGQLKFTVRRIYSSPPAHGGYVAADVMNTPELSAQWQSEVYAMRDRIRAMRQKLYDVLTRKVPGKNFDYFITQRGMFSYTGLTPEQVQRLQDEFAVYLVSSGRMCVAGLNESNIDYVADAFAEVLK, from the coding sequence ATGTTTCAGCACGTTGCATTCTACCCCGGCGACCCGATTCTCAGTTTGGTCGAAACCTTCAACAACGACCCGCGCGCCCATAAGGTCAACCTCAGTATCGGCATCTATTTCGACGAAAACGGCAAACTGCCCGTGCTTGATTCCGTGCGCCAAGCCGAAGTAAAACGCGCCGCCACTGCCCTGCCGCGCCCCTATCTGCCGATGGAAGGTTTGGATACATTCCGCCGCGGCGTGCAAAACCTGCTCTTCGGCGCGACCAACCCCGCTTTGCAGGAAAACCGTATCGCCACCATCCAAACACTCGGCGGTTCGGGCGCGTTGAAAGTAGGCGCGGATTTTCTGCACCGCTGGTTTCCAAACGCCAAAGTGTATGTGAGCAACCCGACTTGGGATAACCACAAGAGCATTTTTGAAGGTGCGGGCTTTGAAGTCGGCACTTATCCGTATTACGACCCGGCTACCGGCGGTGTGCAATTTGAGGAAATGTTGGCATTTCTACTGCACCTGCCCGAACACAGCATTTTGATTCTGCACCCGTGCTGCCACAACCCCACCGGCGTGGATTTGACCGCCGCGCAATGGGATGCGGTGCTGGAAATCGTGCAAACGCGCAAGCTGATTCCGTTTATGGATATTGCTTATCAGGGCTTCGGCGATGATTTGGACAGTGATGCCTACGCCATCCGCAAAGCCGTACAGATGGGCTTGCCGCTGTTTGTAAGCAATTCGTTTTCAAAAAATATGTCGCTCTACGGCGAACGCGTAGGCGGTTTGTCGGTGGTGTGCCCGAATGAGGAAGAAGCCGCGTTGGTGTTCGGCCAACTGAAATTTACCGTGCGCCGCATTTATTCCAGCCCGCCCGCGCACGGCGGCTATGTGGCTGCCGACGTGATGAACACGCCGGAGCTGTCGGCACAATGGCAAAGCGAAGTGTATGCCATGCGCGACCGCATCCGCGCCATGCGCCAAAAGCTGTACGATGTGCTGACGCGCAAAGTGCCGGGTAAAAACTTCGATTATTTCATCACCCAGCGGGGCATGTTCAGCTACACCGGTTTAACACCCGAACAAGTGCAGCGCCTGCAAGACGAGTTTGCCGTTTACCTCGTCAGCTCCGGCCGTATGTGTGTGGCGGGGTTGAACGAGTCTAATATTGATTATGTGGCCGATGCTTTTGCGGAAGTATTAAAATAA
- a CDS encoding ABC transporter permease subunit gives MWRYIFQRLLLLVPTLLGILAVTFAVIQFVPGGPVEQMVQQLTQSGVGGETAAQAGGALKRGGGLSADDMAALNALYGFDKPPLTRFLDMVSRFARFDLGESFFHHQTVLELVKEKMPVSMSLGLWTFFLTYLICIPLGIAKAVRDGSRFDAVSGIVILVGYTIPPFVLGLVLLVLFGGGSFFAWFPQGGLVSDDWETLGWGAKITDYLWHMALPITASVAGNLAVMTVLTKNVFLEEIRRQYVYTARAKGLPERQILMKHVFRNAMIPLITGFPAAFIGAFFTGSLLIETLFSLDGLGLLSYESVIKRDYPVVMGTLYVFTLMGLLAKLLSDISYSWVDPRIHFGRQK, from the coding sequence ATGTGGCGGTATATTTTTCAGCGTCTGCTTTTGCTGGTGCCTACGCTGTTGGGCATCTTGGCGGTAACGTTTGCCGTGATCCAGTTTGTGCCCGGCGGGCCGGTGGAGCAGATGGTGCAGCAGCTCACGCAAAGCGGAGTAGGCGGCGAAACGGCGGCTCAGGCCGGAGGTGCATTGAAGCGCGGCGGCGGTTTGAGTGCCGACGATATGGCTGCGCTGAATGCTTTATACGGTTTCGACAAGCCGCCGCTTACGCGCTTTTTAGACATGGTATCGCGGTTCGCCCGTTTTGACTTGGGCGAGAGTTTTTTCCATCATCAAACGGTGCTGGAATTGGTGAAAGAAAAAATGCCGGTGTCGATGAGCTTGGGCTTGTGGACGTTTTTTCTGACTTATCTGATTTGTATCCCGCTGGGCATTGCCAAAGCAGTGCGAGACGGTTCGCGGTTTGATGCGGTATCGGGCATCGTGATTTTGGTCGGTTACACCATTCCGCCGTTTGTGTTGGGTTTGGTATTGCTGGTGTTGTTCGGCGGCGGCAGCTTTTTCGCATGGTTTCCGCAGGGCGGTTTGGTGAGCGATGATTGGGAAACACTCGGTTGGGGCGCGAAAATAACCGATTATCTGTGGCACATGGCTTTGCCGATTACCGCTTCGGTGGCGGGCAATCTGGCAGTGATGACGGTGCTGACCAAAAATGTGTTTCTCGAAGAAATCCGCCGCCAGTATGTGTACACCGCCCGAGCCAAAGGCTTGCCGGAAAGGCAGATTTTAATGAAACATGTGTTCCGCAACGCTATGATTCCGCTGATTACCGGCTTTCCCGCCGCCTTTATCGGCGCATTTTTTACCGGCAGCCTGTTGATTGAAACGCTGTTTTCGCTCGACGGCTTGGGTTTGCTCTCTTATGAATCGGTAATTAAACGCGATTATCCGGTGGTAATGGGCACGCTGTATGTGTTTACGCTGATGGGATTGCTTGCCAAGTTGCTGTCGGATATTTCTTATTCGTGGGTAGATCCGCGCATTCACTTCGGCAGGCAGAAATAA
- a CDS encoding ABC transporter permease — protein sequence MRLDSLRTTWQAFKQHKRGWLALRLLAVLFVIALAAPLWSNDKPLWIHYNGQYYFPLVNTYHETEFGGDFDTPADYLDPLVRQNITSNGNYAVYLPNPYDADTLNDFDTQPDPARPSETHWLGTDDRGRDVLARLVYGFRDSLLFALALTAVTTFIGVLAGAVQGYFGGKVDLVMQRFLEIWGGLPELYLLIILSSFFNPGLLVLLVILSLFGWMGLSDYVRAEFLKNRQADYVLAAKSMGVGNRTIMWRHILPNSLTPVLAFLPFRISGAVLALTSLDFLGLGVPASQASLGELLAQGKDNLDAWWIGLSAVGALTVMLLLLVMIGEGLRYAFDVRARS from the coding sequence ATGCGACTTGATTCCTTACGAACCACATGGCAGGCATTCAAACAACACAAACGCGGCTGGCTGGCCTTGAGGCTGCTGGCCGTGTTGTTTGTGATTGCTTTGGCCGCGCCGCTTTGGAGCAACGATAAACCGTTATGGATACACTACAACGGCCAATATTACTTCCCGCTCGTCAACACCTATCATGAAACCGAGTTCGGCGGCGATTTCGACACCCCCGCCGATTACCTCGACCCTTTGGTGCGGCAAAATATCACTTCCAACGGCAATTATGCCGTGTATTTGCCCAACCCTTATGATGCCGACACCCTCAACGATTTCGATACACAGCCCGACCCCGCAAGGCCGTCTGAAACGCATTGGCTCGGCACCGACGACCGCGGGCGCGACGTGTTGGCACGGTTGGTGTACGGCTTTCGCGATTCGCTGCTGTTTGCGCTGGCCTTAACTGCCGTAACCACCTTTATCGGCGTGTTGGCGGGCGCGGTACAAGGCTATTTCGGCGGCAAGGTCGATTTGGTGATGCAGCGGTTTCTCGAAATCTGGGGCGGGCTGCCCGAACTTTACCTGCTGATTATCTTGTCGTCGTTTTTCAATCCCGGCCTGCTGGTATTGTTGGTGATTTTGTCGCTGTTCGGCTGGATGGGCTTGTCGGACTATGTGCGCGCCGAGTTTCTCAAAAACCGTCAGGCCGATTATGTGCTGGCGGCGAAAAGCATGGGCGTGGGCAACCGCACGATTATGTGGCGGCACATTCTGCCCAACAGCTTAACGCCGGTGCTGGCGTTTCTGCCGTTCCGCATTTCCGGCGCGGTGCTGGCCTTAACCAGCCTCGACTTCCTCGGCTTGGGCGTACCCGCTTCGCAAGCCAGCTTGGGCGAATTGCTGGCGCAAGGCAAAGACAATCTCGACGCATGGTGGATAGGCTTATCGGCCGTAGGCGCACTGACGGTGATGCTGTTGCTGCTGGTGATGATTGGTGAAGGGCTGCGGTATGCGTTTGATGTGAGGGCGCGGAGTTAA
- a CDS encoding acetate kinase — translation MSDKLILVLNCGSSSLKGALIDNQSGEVILSCLAEKLTTPDAYITFKYFEHPHVQPADRRSWFVNKNDGEKHEVSLSDRYDHTGAVQALLEELKAHDLQNLVRAIGHRVVHGGEKYSGSVVIDDDVIATLEECIPLAPLHNPANLTGIRAAQSIFPGLTNVGVFDTAFHQTMPQHAYTYAVPQELYRKYGFRRYGFHGTSFRYVAPTAAKILGKDVSDCSLVIAHLGNGASVCAVKNGESRDTSMGVTPLEGLVMGTRSGDIDPSTYSFLAENAGMDVKAVTDLLNKKSGLLGISELSNDCRTIQEAAEEGHEGAKLALEVMTYRLAKYIAAMAVATDGIDALVFTGGIGENSNVVRSKTVGYLRFMGLTIDEKANDAIRFGASGIISQPGHSPAVLVVPTNEERMIAMDTGRLAGFSA, via the coding sequence ATGTCCGACAAGCTGATTTTAGTATTAAACTGCGGCAGTTCATCGCTCAAAGGCGCGTTAATCGACAACCAAAGCGGCGAAGTGATCTTAAGCTGCCTTGCCGAAAAACTGACCACGCCCGACGCCTACATTACCTTCAAATATTTCGAGCATCCTCATGTGCAGCCTGCCGACCGCAGATCGTGGTTTGTGAATAAAAACGACGGCGAAAAACACGAAGTCAGCCTGTCCGACCGATACGACCACACCGGCGCAGTTCAAGCCCTGTTGGAAGAATTAAAAGCGCACGACCTGCAAAATCTGGTGAGAGCCATCGGCCACCGCGTTGTACACGGCGGCGAAAAATACAGCGGCTCCGTGGTGATTGACGACGACGTCATCGCCACGCTCGAAGAATGTATCCCGCTGGCGCCCCTGCACAACCCCGCCAATCTCACCGGCATCCGCGCCGCACAAAGCATTTTCCCCGGCTTAACCAACGTCGGCGTGTTCGACACCGCTTTCCACCAAACCATGCCGCAGCACGCCTACACCTACGCCGTGCCGCAAGAACTCTACCGTAAATATGGTTTCCGCCGCTACGGTTTCCACGGCACGAGCTTCCGTTATGTAGCGCCTACCGCCGCCAAAATCCTCGGCAAAGACGTTTCCGACTGCTCGTTGGTCATCGCCCACTTGGGCAACGGCGCTTCCGTGTGCGCGGTTAAAAACGGCGAATCCAGAGATACCAGCATGGGCGTGACCCCGCTCGAAGGTTTGGTTATGGGTACGCGCAGCGGCGACATCGACCCCAGCACCTATTCATTCTTGGCCGAAAACGCCGGCATGGACGTTAAAGCCGTTACCGACCTGCTGAATAAAAAATCCGGCCTGCTCGGTATTTCCGAACTCTCCAACGACTGCCGCACCATTCAAGAAGCGGCAGAAGAAGGCCACGAAGGCGCCAAGCTCGCTTTGGAAGTGATGACTTACCGCTTAGCCAAATACATCGCCGCCATGGCCGTTGCAACCGACGGCATAGACGCCTTGGTGTTCACCGGCGGTATCGGCGAAAACTCCAATGTTGTCCGCAGCAAAACTGTGGGCTATCTGCGCTTCATGGGCTTGACCATTGATGAAAAAGCCAACGACGCCATCCGCTTCGGCGCATCCGGCATCATCAGCCAACCCGGCCACAGCCCTGCCGTTTTGGTGGTACCGACCAACGAAGAGCGCATGATCGCTATGGATACCGGCCGCTTGGCAGGTTTTTCGGCATAA
- a CDS encoding DUF883 family protein, with the protein MKQDFEQQKDELMKEIRSVLSDVEELYNTGVEAGTEEAKALKVKLQDKLSAAKAKFYDFEDQAARKVKNTAKQADELIQDKPYYAMGFAALAGLVVGVLLNRR; encoded by the coding sequence ATGAAACAAGATTTCGAACAGCAAAAAGACGAATTGATGAAAGAAATCCGTTCCGTATTGAGCGATGTTGAAGAGTTGTACAACACCGGTGTTGAAGCCGGCACCGAAGAAGCCAAAGCTTTGAAAGTGAAATTGCAAGACAAATTGAGCGCTGCTAAGGCTAAATTCTATGATTTCGAAGATCAGGCTGCGAGAAAAGTGAAAAACACTGCCAAGCAAGCTGACGAGCTGATTCAAGACAAACCTTACTACGCTATGGGTTTTGCGGCATTGGCCGGTTTGGTGGTAGGCGTTTTGTTAAACCGCCGTTAA